A stretch of Plectropomus leopardus isolate mb chromosome 24, YSFRI_Pleo_2.0, whole genome shotgun sequence DNA encodes these proteins:
- the LOC121962874 gene encoding POU domain, class 3, transcription factor 3-B, with the protein MATAASNPYLPSNSILSSGSIVHSDSGGGGMQPGSAAVTSGSGVYRGDPSVKMVQSDFMQGAMAASNGGHMLSHAHQWVTSLPHAAAAAAAAAVAAAEAGSPWSSSPVGMTGSPQQQDVKNSGRDDLHTGTALHHRPPHLAPHQTHAGAWGSTTAAHINSISGGQQQQQSLIYSQPGGFTVNGMLSPGSQSLVHPGLVRGDTPDLDHGSHHHHHHHQHPHHQHHGGVNSHDPHSDDDTPTSDDLEQFAKQFKQRRIKLGFTQADVGLALGTLYGNVFSQTTICRFEALQLSFKNMCKLKPLLNKWLEEADSSTGSPTSIDKIAAQGRKRKKRTSIEVSVKGALESHFLKCPKPSAQEISSLADNLQLEKEVVRVWFCNRRQKEKRMTPPGVAQTPEDVYSQVGNGHFLVDYLKDASEASDQRVTTTSSFHQVILAH; encoded by the exons ATGGCCACCGCGGCTTCCAATCCTTATCTGCCCAGCAATAGCATCTTATCGTCCGGCTCAATCGTGCACTCTGACTCCGGAGGTGGTGGCATGCAGCCGGGCAGTGCTGCGGTTACCTCCGGGTCTGGGGTCTACAGGGGGGACCCCTCAGTCAAGATGGTACAGAGTGACTTTATGCAAGGCGCGATGGCAGCGAGCAACGGGGGACACATGCTGAGCCATGCCCACCAGTGGGTGACATCCCTCCCGCACGCCGCAGCGGCCGCAGCTGCAGCCGCGGTCGCTGCAGCTGAAGCCGGATCGCCGTGGTCGTCGAGCCCGGTCGGGATGACGGGCAGCCCGCAGCAGCAGGATGTGAAAAACTCCGGCAGAGACGATCTGCACACGGGCACCGCGCTGCACCACAGGCCCCCTCACTTAGCGCCACATCAGACTCACGCCGGGGCTTGGGGGAGTACGACTGCGGCGCACATTAACTCCATATCTggggggcagcagcagcagcagtcgcTCATCTACTCCCAACCGGGGGGGTTCACTGTGAACGGGATGCTGAGCCCCGGCAGCCAGAGCTTGGTGCACCCGGGTTTGGTGCGAGGGGACACCCCAGATCTGGACCACGGcagccaccaccaccaccatcaccaccagcACCCGCATCACCAGCACCACGGCGGCGTTAACAGCCACGACCCGCACTCGGATGACGACACGCCGACCTCGGACGACCTGGAGCAGTTCGCCAAGCAGTTCAAGCAGCGGAGGATCAAGCTTGGTTTTACGCAGGCGGACGTCGGCTTGGCTTTGGGCACCCTGTACGGGAACGTTTTCTCTCAGACCACCATCTGCAGATTCGAGGCTCTGCAGCTCAGCTTCAAGAACATGTGCAAGCTCAAGCCTTTGTTAAACAAGTGGCTCGAGGAGGCCGACTCGTCCACCGGCAGCCCTACCAGCATCGACAAGATCGCGGCGCAGGGTAGGAAGCGAAAGAAGCGCACGTCCATCGAAGTGAGCGTCAAGGGGGCTTTGGAGAGCCACTTCCTAAAATGCCCCAAACCCTCGGCGCAGGAGATCAGCAGCCTGGCGGACAACTTGCAGCTGGAGAAAGAGGTGGTTAGAGTGTGGTTTTGCAATAGGAGACAGAAGGAAAAACGGATGACGCCCCCAGGAGTGGCACAGACGCCGGAGGATGTGTACTCTCAGGTCGGCAAT ggGCATTTTTTAGTAGATTACTTAAAAGATGCAAGTGAAGCGAGCGACCAGAGGGTGACAACTACAAGTTCATTCCACCAGGTAATTTTGGCGCATTAA